The following is a genomic window from Parabacteroides johnsonii DSM 18315.
ATAATATATAGAGAGGATGGATAAAAACGAAATATTACAAGCTATCAAGACAACAGCCAAACAGATTATGCCCTCTGGTACGCGAGTGATTTTGTTTGGCTCGCAAGCTCGTGGAGATGCTCGTGAAGATTCTGATTGGGATATTTTGATTCTTTTGAATAAAGAAAAGTTGGACAATTCAGATCATGATAACTATTCTTATCCTTTGTTTGAGTTGGGATGGAATATCAATGCTCAAATACATCCCATGCTCTATACCACAAAAGATTGGTTGAAGCGAAAATTCTCTATCTTGTATAAAAACGTAGAGCAGGAGGGAATTGAGTTATGTTGACAATGGAGGAACTATTGACATTGGGAAAAGGGAGCTTGGATCATTAATGAATACGTCCGATAGTCTTAAAAA
Proteins encoded in this region:
- a CDS encoding nucleotidyltransferase domain-containing protein; this translates as MDKNEILQAIKTTAKQIMPSGTRVILFGSQARGDAREDSDWDILILLNKEKLDNSDHDNYSYPLFELGWNINAQIHPMLYTTKDWLKRKFSILYKNVEQEGIELC